DNA sequence from the Sediminibacillus dalangtanensis genome:
AGCAAAAGAATATTTCCGTCAAATTCACCTGAAATGGCTTTTTCCACCATAGACAAATGCACCGCCAAACCAGATTTCATGTCCATCGTTCCCCTGCCGAAAATCCACTCTCCATCCGCATCAAGATCCTGCTGAACAAGCTCTGGGAGGTCTGCTTTACGTTTATTCAACTCCGCTGTCAATTCCTGAGGATGAAAAGCGAGATTTTTTAAAGACCCATAATCCTCTATTCCGACGACATCAAAATGACTGAGCAGGATAACTGTTTCAGCTTCTTTCCGCTGTTTGACCAATGCAGTCAATAACTGCCGTCCATCTTTCAATGGATGCAGGCTCACTAAATCGGGATTGCTTTTAAAGTATTCTTTCTGCCGCAGGGTGTATAACAAATACTCAGCCAAAGCCAGCTCGTCTTCACTGCCACTGATACTCGGATATCTGACCAATGAATAGAGTAAGTCTGTTAATTGCTCCTTCGTCTGCCATTCTTGCATACGGTTGATTCCTCCCCTTTTCATTGACTTTTCAACAGAAATAACACACAATTTAACCATACTTACAGGATGAGGTGAAACGTGTGAAAACGCTAGTGTATGCCCACCGAGGCGCTAGTAAACTGGCTCCGGAGAACACCATGCCTGCTTTTCAGCTTGCCTATGAAATGGGAGCGGAAGGCATTGAGACAGATGTCCAGCTATCCAGGGACGGCATCCCAGTTCTCATTCATGATGAGTCGGTGAGAAGGACGACTAACGCCGTCGGCTTTGTCCAAGATTATACATTTGAACAGCTGCAAAAGCTAGATGCTGGCTCGTGGTTATCAGAAAAATTCGAAAACACCCCGATCATTTCTCTGGAAGAATTCCTTATCTGGGCACAGTCAAAGCAGCTTCAATTAAATATCGAATTAAAGAACAACGTGATTGACTATGAAAATATGGAAAAAAAAGTTTACGACTTGTTATGTAAATATAAAGTCGTAAATCGCACGACGATATCCAGCTTTAATCCCGTCAGCATCGAGCGATTCAAGCAAATCGATAGAAAAATCGCTACCGCTCTGTTAACATCACAGAGAATAAACGGATTGGTCGATTATACGGCAGGACTTGGAGCGAAAGCATTACATATTAAATACCGCTTGCTGAACAGTAAGGTTGTCGCACAGTGCCGGGAGATGGATATGAAACTCCGCATTTATACGATTAACCGTGCTGGAGCAATGAAAAAATGTTATCAACTACAAGTTGACGCTATTTTTACCGATGTCCCCGACAAAGCGATCGAACAGCGCAAGTTATTCGAGCAAATGGAGCAACAGGATTAAAAACTAGCGGGAGGTTCTAATATGTCCAACAAACTTTTCTCCCCTATTACATTTGGGGATGTCACCTTAAAAAATAGAATTGTCATGTCACCGATGTGTATGTATTCTTGTGATCCGGAAGATGGAACCGTTCAACCTTTCCATGTCGCCCACTATGAATCTCGGGCTGCCGGTCAGACAGGCCTGGTAATGGTTGAAGCTACTGCTGTCCAACAAGCTGGAAGAATTTCAGCGAAAGACTTAGGTATTTGGGATGACAAACATATTGAAGGCTTGAAAAAAGTCAGTGACAGAGTTCATGCGCATGGTGCAAAAAGCAGCATCCAGCTGGCTCATGCCGGAAGAAAAGCGGAAGATGAAGAAAAAAATTATAGTGCGAGTGCACTTGCATTCAATAAAGACTATCAAACCCCGGTTGAAATGAGCACGGAGGATATTGCCGATACGGTTGAAGCATTTAAACAAGGAGCACGAAGAGCAAAGCGTGCCGGTTTCGATATCATTGAGATTCATGCTGCTCACGGTTACTTAATCAATCAGTATTTGTCCCCTCTTACCAATCAACGGAACGATCAGTATGGCGGAAGCAAAGAAAACCGATACCGGATTCTCTCTGAAATCATTGAAGCAGTGAAAACGGTATGGAATGGCCCTGTCTTTGTTCGAATTTCAGCCAATGAATATACAGAAGGCGGCAACTCCATGGAAGACTTTGTTTATTTTGCCGGACAAATGAAGCAGCAAGGAATCGATTTGATTGACTGCAGTTCAGGCGGAGTCGTACCAGCCAAGATTACTGCATATCCTGGCTACCAAGTACCAGGCGCCGATATGATCAAGCATGAGGCGGATATTTCCACAGGTGCTGTCGGATTGATTACGACGGGTATCCAGGCAGAAGAAATTCTGCAGAATGATCGCGCAGATTTAATCTTTCTTGCCCGGGCATTATTAAGGAATCCATACTGGCCTAAGGCGGCTGCGGATGAGTTAGGCCATACGATTGAGGCACCAAAACAATATCAACGCGGCTGGAGGTGAGTTGGGAGGGATATCATGGATGTAGTATTTTTAGGAACAGGAGCAGGCTTGCCTTCAAAGGAAAGAAACGTATCGTCCATTGCACTGCGCATGCTGCAGGAAAACCAAAGCATCTGGCTTTTTGATTGCGGTGAAGCAACACAGCATCAAATTCTGCACACGTCGATTAAACCCAGAAAAATAGATAAAATATTTATTACGCATTTACATGGAGATCACATCTATGGGTTGCCCGGCATGTTAAGCAGCAGGTCCTTTCAAAGCGGCGAAACACCTGTGACCATATACGGGCCAAGAGGTCTTAAGGAATTCGTCGAAACAAGCTTGCGGGTGAGCGGTACAGTTCTTACGTATCCGTTATTTATAGAAGAAGTCAGCGAAGGGCTGCTGTTTGAAAATGAGCAGTTCGAAGTCATGGCCAAAAAGCTGTCACACGGTATCGAGAGTTTTGGTTACCGTATAACAGAAAAATCCCGTACAGGGGAACTCCAGCCGGAAAAACTCAAAGCTGCAGGCATCGAGCCTGGTCCTATATATCAACAAATCAAGGAAAAAGAACATGTTACCCTGGCTGACGGCAGAACGATTTCACGAAGCGATTATACTGGACCTGTCAAACCTGGTCGTGTGATTACCATACTCGGCGATACGAGATATTTTCCGAATTTGAAGAATTTCGCAAAAGGATCTGATTTATTAATTCATGAAGCAACTTTTAAAGGGGACGATGAAGCGTTGGCGTTTGATTATTTTCATTCGACAAGCAGGCAGGCTGCCCGGATTGCGAAAGCTGCTTCGGTTAACAAGCTCGTCCTCACCCACATTTCTTCTCGTTACCAAGGAGAAATGCAAGAGCAGCTGCTAGCCGAAGCTCAAGAGATATTTCCCAACACAGCTCTGGCACAGGACTTTCATCAAGAAGAAATACCACAAAAATAAAAAGCACGTCAGGGACCGCAAATAACAAGGAATGCGGGCCCTGACGTGCTTTTTTCTATAGTTACTGTACGTGTTTCCCCCTGACACTTTCCCTTTCGTTATTTAGTCAGAACATTTTCCTTGAGGATAAAAAGTGTTTCGCTCCCCTACATTTGGGTATATAAAGGAGTGAAATAACGATTTGATTACTAAAGATAAACATCTATTGAGAGAGGAAGAAGATAAATGTGTCAACACTTCAAAGAACATATTCATCTAAATGGAGCGAAAGAAAAACAGTCATATAGTACTACCTGCCAGGAGTGTTTTCGGGAAATTCTAAAAAACCCGGACATCTTGAAGTACATCAATCAAACCAATTAACTTAACGAATAGATAGCAAGATAACTTGTAGAGAGACTGAAGGTTTTTCTACAAGTTTCTTCCGCAATAAATTATCGTGACCGCTCTTTATTATGAGTTTGCTACCCCTGGCAACGCTCTTCCCTATTCTTTATTTTTTCTGTTTCTATCCTTATAATCATTCAAAAAATCTTTTTGAAAACTGGTTCGAGGTTCAATTTCCAGTCCCTTTCCACCTAAATTTTTGAAAGGGTTTTTTCCAAATTTTTCAGTCAACTCGTCGATTGTCTTGTAAAGTTTTTCTTTGCTTGCTTCTTTTTCGTACGTAAACAAATCAAGCTGCTGTGCAACCTCTTTTTTCTCCGCCACATCTTGGACGGTGATTCCCAACAATCTTACAGGCTCCTCATTCCAATGCTTTTCAAATAAATCCATACTAACCGCTAAAATCTCCCCCTCGCTATCTGTATAATCGGGCAACTTACGACTTCTGGTAATGGTTTTGTAATCATGGTACTTGACCATAATTTGCATTCCACGGCCTACAGCCTGCTTTCTTTGCATCCTTCTGACAACATTTCTTGCCAGGCGGGTGAACAACTGCCTAATCTCGGTAAAATCGGTCGTATCCTGCGGCAAGGTCTCTGAGCTCCCAATACTCTTGAACTCATGAACTGCATCGGGGTCAACTGGACTGGTATCCATTCCTTTAGCACGATTCTGCAACCGTTCTCCGTTTATCCCCAAGACCCGTTTGAGCTGAAAGGTATCCGCTTCGACCAGATCTTTTATGGTAAAAATGTT
Encoded proteins:
- a CDS encoding glycerophosphodiester phosphodiesterase codes for the protein MKTLVYAHRGASKLAPENTMPAFQLAYEMGAEGIETDVQLSRDGIPVLIHDESVRRTTNAVGFVQDYTFEQLQKLDAGSWLSEKFENTPIISLEEFLIWAQSKQLQLNIELKNNVIDYENMEKKVYDLLCKYKVVNRTTISSFNPVSIERFKQIDRKIATALLTSQRINGLVDYTAGLGAKALHIKYRLLNSKVVAQCREMDMKLRIYTINRAGAMKKCYQLQVDAIFTDVPDKAIEQRKLFEQMEQQD
- the namA gene encoding NADPH dehydrogenase NamA; amino-acid sequence: MSNKLFSPITFGDVTLKNRIVMSPMCMYSCDPEDGTVQPFHVAHYESRAAGQTGLVMVEATAVQQAGRISAKDLGIWDDKHIEGLKKVSDRVHAHGAKSSIQLAHAGRKAEDEEKNYSASALAFNKDYQTPVEMSTEDIADTVEAFKQGARRAKRAGFDIIEIHAAHGYLINQYLSPLTNQRNDQYGGSKENRYRILSEIIEAVKTVWNGPVFVRISANEYTEGGNSMEDFVYFAGQMKQQGIDLIDCSSGGVVPAKITAYPGYQVPGADMIKHEADISTGAVGLITTGIQAEEILQNDRADLIFLARALLRNPYWPKAAADELGHTIEAPKQYQRGWR
- the rnz gene encoding ribonuclease Z — protein: MDVVFLGTGAGLPSKERNVSSIALRMLQENQSIWLFDCGEATQHQILHTSIKPRKIDKIFITHLHGDHIYGLPGMLSSRSFQSGETPVTIYGPRGLKEFVETSLRVSGTVLTYPLFIEEVSEGLLFENEQFEVMAKKLSHGIESFGYRITEKSRTGELQPEKLKAAGIEPGPIYQQIKEKEHVTLADGRTISRSDYTGPVKPGRVITILGDTRYFPNLKNFAKGSDLLIHEATFKGDDEALAFDYFHSTSRQAARIAKAASVNKLVLTHISSRYQGEMQEQLLAEAQEIFPNTALAQDFHQEEIPQK
- a CDS encoding DNA polymerase IV — encoded protein: MSKWYPKKGRVIFHVDMNSFYASVEMAYNPELKGKPIAIAGNPEERKGIIVTSSYEARKKGVKTTMPLWEAKKLCPELLVMRPNFDRYRTASREMFNILSDVTSFVQPVSIDEGYMDITDCEHLGSPLKIAEAIQNRIASELDLPCSIGIAPNKFLAKMASDMKKPMGITVLRKRDLATKLWPLAIEEMYGIGSKTAEKLYKLNIFTIKDLVEADTFQLKRVLGINGERLQNRAKGMDTSPVDPDAVHEFKSIGSSETLPQDTTDFTEIRQLFTRLARNVVRRMQRKQAVGRGMQIMVKYHDYKTITRSRKLPDYTDSEGEILAVSMDLFEKHWNEEPVRLLGITVQDVAEKKEVAQQLDLFTYEKEASKEKLYKTIDELTEKFGKNPFKNLGGKGLEIEPRTSFQKDFLNDYKDRNRKNKE